GGCCATTGTGAAGAGCACGGCGAGAAAGACGGCGAGCAGCAGATCCTGGAGGCTGACGCTGCTCTCGATCTCGGCGCCCGCGACGGTCACCGTCCGCGACCAAAGCGTCACGCGGTCGAGCCAGCTCAGCGCGGGGAGCACGTCGGCCCATACCCAGAACAGACCGATCACCATCAGCCCGCCGGCCGTCACGCGGACGAGGGTCCGCGTTTGCTGGTTGATGTCCTCCATGCTGAGATGCGGCTCCGGCACCTCGACCGCGCCGTCGCCGAGCGCGGCCGTGCTCTCGAGCGCCGCGGCCTTCTCGCGCTGCTCGTGCATGCGGCGGATCCTGACGCGCAGCTCGCTCAACATCAGCGCACGCAACGCGAGCCGATAGAGGAGCCAGACGCCGCCGGCGACGACCGCGGTATCGATCGTGCGCCTCAGCAGCTCGCTGACGGTCAGGAGGTAGCCCGCGGCGGCGAGGATCACGAGCGCGCCGGCGTAGCCGACAGCCGCCAGCCGGATCAAGCGGCGTCTGCGGTCGGGCATCGCATGCGCCGGCCCGTCTTGCTCCGCGGCGTGCTCGGGTTCGGCGCGGGGCGCGAGCAGACGCCAGGCGAGCAGCCCGGTGAGCGAGGCCGCGACGACGAGCGCAGCGCGGCCGAGGACGTCGAACACGACGTCGTTCGGGTGCCCGAAGGCGAGCGCGAGGCAGATGATCAGGACGAACTGGACCGGCAGATACCACGGCAGGTCGCGCCGTAATCGCAGCACAGACGACGGATTCCATTCGAAATGAACCGTGCCGACGCCGTTGCGGCTGATGAACAGCACCAGCAGGTGCCCGGCAAGCCACCAGACCGCGGCGCTGAACAGCACCGCGGACAGGATCTCGACGCCCGGAGCGGTCTCCGGAAGCTGGCGGAGACGATAGGCGAGCACGGCGAGCAGCATCGGCACGGGCAGAATGCGCAGCAGGCTCCAGCCCATGGCCTTGAACGTCAGGCCGATGTTGTCGGTGAAGCGGTGGCGCGTCTTCTCGGCGAGCTCCCACAGCCGGCGCCCGGTACGGCGGCCGCTGCGATACACGAATCCGACGACGAGCAGCGTGAGAAAGCTGATGCCGGGGCTGCCGAGCGTGACGCGCCTGACGGCCGACCCGGTGGCCTGCCACGACTCGGGCTCGAGGAGCGCCATCACGGCCGCCGGCACGCGCATCAGCCACTCGGCGCTGATCGGCTCATGGCTCGGCCACCAAAGCAGCGTCTCTCTCAACAGGAGGTCGAGCTCGTCGACGAGCGCGACCACGGCACGCAACCGCGCTTCGTTCTGCTGAAGCTGCTCGGCTAGGCTCTCCTCGCCCTCGAGCAGCGCGCCGGTCACCTGCTCGCGAATCCGACGGAGCTCCGCGGCACCCGCGTCGACCGTGCCGCCGCCGGCGGACGCGCTTCGATTCTCGCGCTGGCTTTCGCGCAACGAGATCGCCCGCAGCCGCGACTGCGCGAGCTCGCGCTCGATCGCGCCGAGCGTGAAGCGCAGGTCGCTGAACGCGCCCAGCCGCCGCTGCTCCTCGAGGAAGAGTCCGCCGAGGCTCTCGGTCAACCCGCCGACGGCCAGGCGCTCGCGCACGTTCGCGAGCGTTTGAGTGAGGTCGTTCTCGATCTGCCGATAGTCCTCGCGATCCTCCTGCAACGCGCGGATGCGGTTCTGCGTGCTGCCGATGCGATCGATTTGCGCCCGCAGCGCGGTGATCGGTCCGCCGAGCCGCTGCGTGATGCCCGGATCGCCCTCGATCAAGGTCTGAAGATCCGCGCTCAGCACGCGGAGCTCGGCCGTCGACCGGCGGTCGAACTCCGCCTCGAGCGACTGCAATCGCTCCTCGATCCATCGTGCCTGGAGCTCGTCCGCGCGGATTTCGAGCCGCAAAAGCTCGATGCGCGGCGGAGTCGTGCGCGAGTCGAGCTGCGCGGCAACGATGCGTGCGTCGGTGCTGCGGTCGAGCGCCGCGCGCGCCGCCTGCTGCGCTTCGGCGAGCGCCGGGTCGTCGACCTCCTCGGCGTCGGCGGCCGCGAGCTCCTGCTCGCGCACGCGGCGGAGCTGCTCCAGCGTCTCGGCCTGGCGGCGCAGCTGCTCCTCGAGGCGCGCGAGCGTCTCGCGCCTCTGGTCGAGGCCGAGCCCGATCTGCGCCTCCCGGCTCTGGAGCGATGCGATCTCCTGCTCGATGCCGCTCAGCGGACGTTCCGCGTCGGCCGCGTCGCCGCGCGCGAGCGATTCCCCGATCGCCTGCACCTGGCGCTCCGCTTCCTGCAGCCGCTGGTCTCCGGACGCGACGAGCGTCGCGGAATTCACGGCCGCCCGAACGCGCTCGGCCGCCGCCTGCTCGCGGTCTAGCGCCTCCTGCCACAGCGCGCGCGCCTCGTCCGTGAGGGCAGGGTCGGCGAGCCGTTCACGAAGCCGCTCGAGCGGGCTCGCATCGAGCCACGCCTGCGCCTCGCTCGGGTCGACGGCCTCGAGCATCGGCGCGATCCGCTCCTGGCCGGCCTCCAGGTCGTCCCGAAGCTGCTCGACTTCCTCGGCCATGACCGGCGGCTCGCGACGCTCGACGGGCTCGGCCGGCTCGGCAGGCGGCGGGGCCGTCTCCTGCGCGGGGGCCGGAGCGCTCGCGGCGAGCGACGCGAGCAGCAGGGCGGCGCCCCGTGCCGCGAGGCGGGCAACAGTCGGCATGATCGGCTACGGCGCGATAGTGTCGTTGTCGAGACGGACGGAGCGCGGGAAACCGCGCCATTATGGACCATCGCGGCAGAAGTTGTGCGAGTGACGCGCTTCGGCGACGCGCGCCGCCGGTTCGCGGTCGGCACGCGTCACTTCGGCGGTCGGGGTGCTCTTCGGTCCTCGCCCTTCAGCAGCGTCTCGACGGTCTCGAGCTCGGCGGGCTTCACGAGGTAGTGATCGAAACCCGCAGCGCGCGCCTCGGCGCGGTCGCTTTCGCGAGTCCATCCGGTGATCGCGATGATGAGCATCTCCTTGCCCCAGGGCTCCGCCCGGATGCAGCGGCAAACGTCGTAGCCGGACAGCCGCGGCAAGCCCAGATCGAGCAGAACGGCGTCCGGCCGCTTCTCGGCGGCGACAGACAGGGCGACAAGCGGATCGGTCTCGATGAAGACTTCGTAGCCGTGGAGTCTCAAAAGCGAGCCGAGCGCGTTCGCGTTGTCTTCCCTGTCGTCGACGATGAGGATTCGTCGGCGTTCCATGCGGTCCCCGAAAAACATCGCTCTAGACGGAGAGACGGATGAGAAACGAAGTTAGTTCCAAAGTTCGTGATTTGTCGCAGAGTGGAGACACAAAGGCTTTCGTCGATACTCGACCATCGACGTTGCGATCGTGACGCGCAAGCCGAGCTCACCGGCCGTGGTCGTGAAACCGCTCGTGGTAGTGAAAGAGAGCTCGAGAAGCTAGAGCACGTGCGCAGGGATGCCGTGCCCGCATCGGCCATACCGCAGAAGTGGTGATTCCCGTTTCGTGAGGAGCAGCTGTCGTGTCGGCGACCTTGGGGCGTGCATTGGAGCAAAGCCGCCTCGCTATCGGACCTATTGCCGATGTTCGGACCGCGCGACCGTGACTACGCTTGAGCGTTGATGGCTCCGGCGGCCGCCTGAGGGAAACGGAAACGGCGCCGTTTCATCGCGGCCTGCGCGGTGGCCGGCCCGAAACCGCGTTACCGCGGACGGGAGAGGTGTTGTAGTCCGTTCCCGGGGATCCAGTCATGAAAAGCAGCATGCTCGGAACGATATTCGTGCTGGCGTCTCTGGCGCCGGTCTACGCATTTGCGCAAGGGCAATCGTTGGCGGCCGCGATCGAGGTCTACGTGTTCCCGAGCGAAGGTCAGGACAGCGGCAGACAGTCCATGGATGAATCTGATTGCTATCAATGGGCCGTGGCCAACACAGGAGGCGATCCGTTCGACCTCGCGAAGCAGCAGGGCGTCGACGAGCAGCAGGCGCAGGCCGAGCTTCAGCAGGCGCAGCAGGTAGGCCGTGGAGCGGGCGCAGCGGGTGCGGCCGGCGGCGCGGCGGCCGGTGCGCTGATCGGCGAGATCGCGAATGACGACGCCGGTGAGGGCGCGGCGTGGGGCGCCGCTCTCGGCGCCATCGCCAGCCGGCGGAAGGCCAAGGAAGCACAAGCGCAGGCGACCGACGCGGCCGCCGGGCGAGCCGTGCAGCGCGAGACGGCGACAGCCGAGCAAATAGACAACTTCAAGAAGGCGTTCAGCGTCTGTCTCGAGGCGAAAGACTACTTGGTGAAGTACTGAGGACGCCTCACGCCGTACGGAGAATCTGAATGAACAAGTCTGCACTGAGTTGGATCGGGTTGCTCGTCCCGATAGGCGCGTGGGGTGACGACGTTTCCGAAGCCGACCGGCTGTTGTGTTCCGTCTCCCGCATCATGCTGTGCGTCGAGACCGGCGAATGCTACGAGGCGGAGCCCTGGGAGGCCGACGTGCCGCAGTTCGTCGTCGTCGACACGCAGCGGAAGACGATCTCGACGACGCGAGCGAGCAACGAACAGCGGTCGACGCCGATCGCGAGCTATCGGAGAGAAGGCGGACTGATCTACTTGCAGGGGATCGAGGCAGGCCGCGCCTTCAGCTTCGTCGTCGACGAAGCAACGGGCCTCGTCACCGTGGCCGTATCACGAGATGGACTGTCCGTGAACGTCTTCGGAGCGTGTACCGACTCCGGCGTCGAGGCAGCCATTCACCGCTGATCCAATAAGACTATGAGTTAGGCTTCTTCGACAAGGACGAGGGGCGCATCGAACCCGGCCCCAACCCCTTCGCCCGGAGCAGGTGTAAACCATGTCTCCGGAATGAACCGTAAACCATGTCTTCGGAACGGACACCAAGCAGAATGGCGCGCCCTGAGGGATTCGAACCCCCGACCCCTGCCTCCGGAGGGCAGTGCTCTATCCACTGAGCTACAGGCGCGCCGATCAGAACCGCAAACGCTAACCGAACTCGGGCACGGCGTCGAGCACGGCGCCGCTGGCGGCGGCGCCCCGGCGCGCATTTGCGGCCGTGCGTCGCGGCGCCTTATGTGATCTCGCCGCCGCTTCCGGCCGCCGGGCGGACCGTGATCTGCGTCACTTTCCGCAGCCTTCCGTTCTCATAAAGTGCCTTTCACGGCGCGATGCGCACGCGAGGCAACGAGCTGAGCCCGACCGACGACATGAAGCGGACGCCCAGGCCTCCGGCCCCCGGCGACGACGACCCGGCCGGCGCGAAGCCGACCGGCGACCCGCAGGCGGACGAGCGGATCCGCTTCGTCGTCTCCGCCCGGGACAACCCGATGGGCACGATCGGCGTCGACGATCTGGGGCAGCCGCGGTGGACATGGATCACCGAGCTCGAGGAGTCGACCGGCGACGAGCGCACGGAAGATACCTTCGACTACCTGAAGGCCCTCGACAACACCGCGCTTACGGTCGCGGACGAGCCGGGCGCGACGGGGCGCGACCGGCGCCGGGCGTCGAAGGAGAACGGCTACGATCCGTACGATACGTCGCGGATCAAGATCAAGGGCAAGTTTCCCGGCCGCTGAGGCACCGCCGGCCGCGAACGCCGGGAAGGCAACCGAGCGCGGCTGCTGCTCTACTCCCCGGTCCGCGGCCCGCTTTCCTCGGGCAACGCGAGCGCGACCAGCTCCGCCCCGCGCTCGCCGTCGACGGACATCACGATGAACTGACGCCCGTCGATCGCGTAGGTCATCGGCAGGCCGCCGACCGCGCCCGGCAGCTCGATCTCCGCGAGCACCTCGCCGGTCGCCTTGTCGTGCGCGCGGAGCACGGGGCTGCCGCCCCAGCCTTCCGCCGTGAAGAGCAGCGTCTTCGTCACGAGGGTCACGGCCCGCGTGGCCCGGCCGGTCGGCGGGAGATCGAGCCCCGCAAGCGCCGGGTGATTCGCGATCTCGGGCGGCGTGGGGCCGTTCGAAATCACGAAGAGGTGCTCGCCCGCGTTCATGTCGATCGCCGTGATCCGTCCCCAAGGCGGCTTCACGATCGGCAGGCCGTCGAGCCACGGCAGCTCGCCGGCCCCGCCGGTGATGTAACGCACGTCGGAGACGTCGGGCTCCGCGACGAGCGCCATCACGCTCGGCACGGTATAGGAGCCGACGTAGAGCACGTTCGTCTCCGGGTCGAACGCGCCGCCTTCCCAGTTCGCACCGCCGGTCGCGCTCGGCAAGGTCAGCGTCCCCTGCGTGCCGTCCGCCGCGTTCGAGAGCGACGGCGGCGTGAAGATCGGACCGGTGCGAAAGATCCGGATGCCGTCGAGCGCCTCGGCGCGAAGCTCGGGCGTGAAGTCGATGAGGTCGTCCTCGGTGAAGCCTTGTCGGTCGAACGGCGGCGGCTTCGTCGGGAAGGGCTGCGTCGGCGATGTCCGCTCGCCCGGCACGTCCGATTGCGGCACCGGCCGTTCCTCGATCGGCCATACGGGCTCGCCGGTCACGCGATCGAACGTGTACACGAACGCCTGCTTCGTGATCTGCGCGACGGCCTTGATCTCGCGCCCGTCCACGGTGAGGTCCATCAAGATCGGGGCGGTCGGATTGTCCCAGTCCCAGATGTCGTGGTGGATCAGCTGGTAGTGCCACACGACCTCGCCGGTCCGCGCGTCGAGGCAGACGAGGCTGTTGCCGTAGAGATTGTCGCCGGGGCGCTCGCCGCCATAGCGGTCGCTCAGCGGCGCCTCGACCGGCAGGTACACGAGACCGAGCTCGGTGTCGGCCGACATCGACGCCCAGACGCCGGCATTGCCGGTGTACTCGGCGGAGCCCTCGAGCCACGTCTCGAAGCCCGGCTCCCCGGGCGCGGGAATCGTGTGGAACGTCCACAAATGCTTGCCCGTGCGCACGTCGTAGCCGCGCACGTCGCCCTTCAAATTCGACTTCGACGGCGGGCGCATCGCGACCGCGTGCGCGGGACCGACGATGACGACGTCGCCGACGACGAGGGCCGGCGAGCTGTTGCCGATGCTCGAGTGCTCGTCGAGCTCGCCGCGCACGCCGACCATGAGGTCGACCACGCCGTTCTCGCCGAAGCCCGGGACCGGCCGGCCGGTATCGGGATCGAGCGCGACGAGGTAGAAGCCCGGCGTGACGACGATCAATCGCTCGTTGCCGCGCCCGTCCGTCCAGTAGGCGAGGCCTCGCCCGGAGGTCTTGCGCGGAGCCGTCTCGAAGCGCTCGCCGTCGTTCGGGCGCCAGAGCCACAGCGTCTCGCCGGTGGCGGCATCGATCGCGACGACGTTGCGCGTGATGCCCGCGGTCGTGTAGAGCACGCCGCCGATCATCAGCGGCGTCGCCTCGTTGCGCTGCTCGGGCCGCGGGCCGAAGTTGCCGGCGTGCCAGCGCCACGCGACCCGCAAGTCGCCGACGTTACCCCGGTGGATCAGATCGAGCGGCGAGTAGCGTTGCGATGCGAGGTTGCCGCCGTAGACGCGCCATTCGGCGCCGGCGAAGCCGGCCGAGTCGACGGCGGCCTCCGCGCGCGGCACTTCGGCCGCTGCGGCCGGTGAAGTTTCGGCCTCGGCGATCCCCGCGGCTTCGGCTTCGACGGCCGGCGGCTCGGCCTCCGGAGCGCACGCGGACGCGAGAAGAGCGAGCGCTAACGCCGCCGCGGATGCGCAAGCCCTCACGGCGTCTCCATCGCGCCCGGCGGCCCCGGCGGTTCGTCCGTGCTCAATCACGCCCGGCGCCGCCTTCACGGCCGGCGTCCCATAGTCGCTCGAACTCCGCCCGACTGACGTTGCTGCTCAGCATGAGCGGTGCGAGACGCGTGATGCCGAACCATCCGGGATGCGTCCTCGTCGGAGTGAGCTGATGCGTGACCAGCCCTTCGTCGTCGACGCCGACCTCGCGTTGGACCCATCCGTCCTCGTCGACCTCGGTGTAGAGCGCCGACATCTCGAGCGTGGCGAGCTCGGTCGTAGTCCATTTGAGATAAACCATGGCTCCCCGGCGCGACGTCGTCGAGCGATTATAGCGGGCGCGCCGCCAGCCTCGCGGCGCATAAAAGCCCGCCCCCTCGTCCCGCCGCCGTTCGGCGGGACGCGTCGATGCTTCGCGCCCCCGATCGTCTATCGGGCACGCCGGCCGATCGCGCGCGCCCGCGGCTCGCGGGCGAGCGCATCGGCCAAAGAGCTAGCGCGGGGTGGGGCCGGCCGGGCGCCGGGCCGACGAAGTGCTCGTAAACCGATCCGGGCCGGCCCGCCTTCGCGCGGACGAGCCCCTAGTGCCTTTCGCGCGGCCGCGCCTCGTTGACGCGCAGCGCGCGACCGCCGACATCCTTGCCGTTCAACTGGGCGACTGCCGCTTCCGCCTCTTTCTGATTCGGCATCTCGACGAAGCCGAAGCCGCGCGAGCGGCCCGTCTCGCGATCCATGAGGATCTTCACGGAGGAGACTTCGCCGTATGCGGCGAACGCATCGCGAAGCTCGCTCTCGCTCATGCCGTAGGAAAGATTGCCGACGTAAATATTCATAAGACCGACTCTCGCGCCGTTTCGCACAGCTAGCCACTCAACCAACGGCGCAAGATCAAGCGCTAGATCGGTAGATCCTTAGAGCAAAAGGTCCTAGCGCTTTCGTCCAACCTCGATCGACCG
Above is a genomic segment from Gammaproteobacteria bacterium containing:
- a CDS encoding RNA-binding protein, which encodes MNIYVGNLSYGMSESELRDAFAAYGEVSSVKILMDRETGRSRGFGFVEMPNQKEAEAAVAQLNGKDVGGRALRVNEARPRERH
- a CDS encoding pyrroloquinoline quinone-dependent dehydrogenase, whose protein sequence is MRACASAAALALALLASACAPEAEPPAVEAEAAGIAEAETSPAAAAEVPRAEAAVDSAGFAGAEWRVYGGNLASQRYSPLDLIHRGNVGDLRVAWRWHAGNFGPRPEQRNEATPLMIGGVLYTTAGITRNVVAIDAATGETLWLWRPNDGERFETAPRKTSGRGLAYWTDGRGNERLIVVTPGFYLVALDPDTGRPVPGFGENGVVDLMVGVRGELDEHSSIGNSSPALVVGDVVIVGPAHAVAMRPPSKSNLKGDVRGYDVRTGKHLWTFHTIPAPGEPGFETWLEGSAEYTGNAGVWASMSADTELGLVYLPVEAPLSDRYGGERPGDNLYGNSLVCLDARTGEVVWHYQLIHHDIWDWDNPTAPILMDLTVDGREIKAVAQITKQAFVYTFDRVTGEPVWPIEERPVPQSDVPGERTSPTQPFPTKPPPFDRQGFTEDDLIDFTPELRAEALDGIRIFRTGPIFTPPSLSNAADGTQGTLTLPSATGGANWEGGAFDPETNVLYVGSYTVPSVMALVAEPDVSDVRYITGGAGELPWLDGLPIVKPPWGRITAIDMNAGEHLFVISNGPTPPEIANHPALAGLDLPPTGRATRAVTLVTKTLLFTAEGWGGSPVLRAHDKATGEVLAEIELPGAVGGLPMTYAIDGRQFIVMSVDGERGAELVALALPEESGPRTGE
- a CDS encoding response regulator produces the protein MERRRILIVDDREDNANALGSLLRLHGYEVFIETDPLVALSVAAEKRPDAVLLDLGLPRLSGYDVCRCIRAEPWGKEMLIIAITGWTRESDRAEARAAGFDHYLVKPAELETVETLLKGEDRRAPRPPK
- a CDS encoding mechanosensitive ion channel domain-containing protein, which gives rise to MPTVARLAARGAALLLASLAASAPAPAQETAPPPAEPAEPVERREPPVMAEEVEQLRDDLEAGQERIAPMLEAVDPSEAQAWLDASPLERLRERLADPALTDEARALWQEALDREQAAAERVRAAVNSATLVASGDQRLQEAERQVQAIGESLARGDAADAERPLSGIEQEIASLQSREAQIGLGLDQRRETLARLEEQLRRQAETLEQLRRVREQELAAADAEEVDDPALAEAQQAARAALDRSTDARIVAAQLDSRTTPPRIELLRLEIRADELQARWIEERLQSLEAEFDRRSTAELRVLSADLQTLIEGDPGITQRLGGPITALRAQIDRIGSTQNRIRALQEDREDYRQIENDLTQTLANVRERLAVGGLTESLGGLFLEEQRRLGAFSDLRFTLGAIERELAQSRLRAISLRESQRENRSASAGGGTVDAGAAELRRIREQVTGALLEGEESLAEQLQQNEARLRAVVALVDELDLLLRETLLWWPSHEPISAEWLMRVPAAVMALLEPESWQATGSAVRRVTLGSPGISFLTLLVVGFVYRSGRRTGRRLWELAEKTRHRFTDNIGLTFKAMGWSLLRILPVPMLLAVLAYRLRQLPETAPGVEILSAVLFSAAVWWLAGHLLVLFISRNGVGTVHFEWNPSSVLRLRRDLPWYLPVQFVLIICLALAFGHPNDVVFDVLGRAALVVAASLTGLLAWRLLAPRAEPEHAAEQDGPAHAMPDRRRRLIRLAAVGYAGALVILAAAGYLLTVSELLRRTIDTAVVAGGVWLLYRLALRALMLSELRVRIRRMHEQREKAAALESTAALGDGAVEVPEPHLSMEDINQQTRTLVRVTAGGLMVIGLFWVWADVLPALSWLDRVTLWSRTVTVAGAEIESSVSLQDLLLAVFLAVLFTMAARNLPGLVEILLTRATRMDGAGRYTVATLLRYAITVVAVVTAFSLLGLRWSELQWMVAALTLGLGFGLQEVVANFVSGLIMLFERPVRVGDTITIGEYSGTVARIRTRATTIIDWDNREIVVPNKTFITERLINWTLSDTMTRIVLPVVVRYETDPELVMRTLSEIAASHPFVLADPAPTVLFTKFGERGLEFELRVYVNQLRERMDTLSDLHRTILAVFRERGIEIAVPQMDLHVREVPPGAVDGARPAAPATSSPLSA